ATGCCGGTACCACCTGGGCGGGGCTGGGAGCGAGCGCGATGCGACCATCCACGTACATGCCGCCGCGCGCCAGGCTGCCTGGTTCGATGTCCGCATAGATCAGGCCCAGCCGCGAGCGCGAGTCCAGCAGCGGTGCGATCTGGCGCACACGGGCCTTCGCATGCAGGCCTTCGGGCAGTTGCAGCGTCACGGCCTGGCCGATGGCAATGTTGGCGATTTGGGTCGCGGTGAATTCGCCGCGCCATTCGAGCCGACCCTGACGGACCAGCCGGAACAGTTCCTGGCCGTTGTTGGCGACCGCGCCCAGCGTGGCGATGCTGGCGCTGATCACGCCATCGTCGGGTGCAACCACATCGGCTTGGCGCAGTTGCAGGCGTTTGGCCTCCAACTGGGCCTGCGCGGCGGCAACCTGGGCCTTGGCGGTGACGGCCTCGGTGACGTAGCGCTGAACTTCCTGCTCGCTGATGCCCCCGCTGCCTTTGAGCTGCAGGGCACGAATGCGGTTGGCATCGGCCTGCGCCGTCACGCCCTGCGCCTGGATGAGCGCGGCCACCAATTGCGCCTCTTCGGCGCGCAGCGTGGCCGTGTCGAACCGGGCCAGAAGCTGGCCGCGGCGCACCACGTCGCCTACCGCAACGTCGAGCCGGACAATGCTGAGCCCGGAGGTCTGTGCGCCGATGATGGCCTCTTGCCAGGGTGCGATCACGCCGCTGGCATCCAGCGTCCTGGCCCATTGCGCTTCGCGCGGCACGGCGGCCGTCACCGACAGCGAAGCCAGGCTGTGCACCGGGGCGGGCGTGGCGCCACGCGACATGACCCCCCAGGCGGTGGCAGCGAGCGCCAGCGCACCGACACCCACCAGGGCGACCAGTCCGATCCGCCGGCGCCGACCTGCAGGGGCTGCAAGGGAGATTTGAGGGGATGGCGTAGGTGTCGTCATGACAGCAAGCCTCCCTGGGTGGCTGCCGTGGCATGGCCTGAGGCGCGTACCAGCGCGACCCATGCCCGGTTGCTGTCGTGCGCAGCGGCGATGGCGCTGTCCTGGGACTCGGCGAGTTGGCGGCGCGCATCCTCCACCTCGAACAGGCTGACGGCGCCGACGTTCCAGCGTGCCTGCGTCGCGTCCAGCACGCGCTGTGCGGCCGCGACGGCGTCCAGCGTGCTGCGGCGGCGCTGGATGGCCGATTCGATGGCGGCCATGGCGTTCTCCACATCCTGCGCGGCCGAGCGGACCGCCAGGCGCAGATCGGCCTCGGCGGCGCGGTAGCGGGCCTGGGCCGCCGAGACGCTGGCCGCGCCCCGACCGCCGTCCAACAGAGGTGCGCCGAGCGTCGGCCCGAGGGACCAGACGGTCTCGCTGAGGGATAGACCGGCTGCCCGCAACCACTGACCGCTCAGCGCAGCACCCAGATCGAGCCTAGGCAGGCGCTCTGCGCGTGCGACCGCGACGTCCGACCAAGCTGCTGCCGCTTCGCGTTCGGCCACGACCACCGCCGGGTGGGCCATGAGCAGGGTGGCCGGCAACGCCAGTTGCACCGGCGGTGGGGCCGGGATGGTGGTCACCAGGTCGGCCACACTGCCCGCCCGGGTATCCATGGCGACCACGGCCTGCACGACACGGCGAGGCTGACCGCTAACCGCCACCAGTGCGTTGATGTTGCGTGCGCAGGCTTCCACGCGCGTGGCCAGCATCGTGCGAGCGGCTGCCAGGCCGCTTTGTGCTCGGGCTTCCTCGATGGGGGCGACGAAGCCGGTGTCCAGCCGCCTGCGGGTCAACGCCAAAGTCTTCTTACGCGAGTCGATCTCGTCGCGCAGCACGGCCGTGGACAGCTCGCAGGCCCGCGAAGCCAGCACCAGGTCGCTGATCTGCGAGGTCAGGGCCAGCCGGGCGGCCTTGGCATCCGCATCGCGCGCCTGGACCCGTAGCATGCCGGCATCCACCGAGTTTCGGACCCGACCGAAGAGGTCGATCTCCCAGGAAAGCCCCAGTCCGATGCTGCTCTGCGTGCTCAGGGTAGTGCCGCTGCTCGGGCTGTCGGTGTTCAGGCTGCGGGCTCGCGTGGTGTTGCCGTTGACGTCCAGCGAGGGCAGGCGCTGCGCCGAAGTCACCCCAAGCAAGGCTCGGGCCTCGTCGACCCGCGCGATGGCCTTGGCGATGCTGGGACTGTCGGCCAGAGCAGCATCCACCAGAGCATCGATCACGGGATCGTTGAGTTCGCGCCACCAGTCTTCGTCGGCTGGCGTGGCCAGTGCCGTTTCGGCGGCCGGCATCGTCCAGGCTTCGGGGGCGTCCAGGCGTGCCGGCTGGTACGGCTCCTGGGTGGCGCAGCCCGTCAGCGCGGCCAGCAGCAGAACGGTCATGCCGCGCGATCCGGCGCGTCGCAACAAGCTGGCACCCGGCAGGGCCACGTGGCCATGGCGATATCGCGACGCAGGAACGCCCAGATCCTGGCGGTATGAGCGAGGTGCAGCCCCTGGCTGCCGACGCAAGCTGCGCTGCGGACAAATCAAGGGTGGCGGTGTGCCTGGGCTTGGCGTGCGATCCAACATGGAACCTTCCGATCTCGTGACGCGTCGAAACGACGCATTTGTGAGAGCGGATACTGCCCAAGCCGATTTAGGGGATTTTTAGAGTTATTAGGAATTCTTTAAAAAAGGGACCCTAGGATGGTCGCGTCGGAGAAGATGTGCTGGCGCCCGCGTTGGTCGCTGGCTGGGGCGTACCACTGCATGTCTGCGTCAAGCGACCCTCGGGCCTTGAGCGCGGCGTTGTAGCAGCCCAATTGGTTGTCTTGTAGCGCGTCTTGGCGCCCTTGGGCTCAGTCATGTCCCGAGGCTACCGGCCCAGAGAGCCGACTTTGTGCAACAAAGCCGTCATGAATTGTGAAATATCAACAATAGCGCCTCGGCACCTGCAATGCGGCAGCCAGCTGCTCCGGGTTCGGCAATCCCTCGCTGTCACCTACAAACTGGACCACGCGCGCGCCAATAGCGTTGCCGCGCAGGGCGGCATCGGCCAGGCTCTGGCCATCCAGCAACGCGCTGAGCACGCCCACAGCAAAGCCGTCACCGGCGCCTACGGTGTCCACCACACGCGACACCTGAAAGCCGGGCACCGTGGTGCGCCCAGCGGCGTCGGCCACATACGCGCCTTGCGGGCCGAGTTTGATGACGACCTGCTGGGCGCCCCGGTCCAGATACCAAGATGCGATGTCATGTGGCGTCGTCTGCCCGGTGAGCAGCTGTCCTTCCGACAAACCCGGCATCACCAGGTCTGCCTGAGCCGCCCAATCATTGAGCCCTGCGACCATGGCGGTTTGCGATGGCCACAGACGCGGACGCAAGTTGGGGTCAAACGACACGAACACACCCGCCGCCCGCGCCTGCTGCACCAGGGTCAGTACCAGCGCGCGCACGCTGTCCGATAGGGCCACGCTGATGCCGGTGATGTGCAACCAGCGCACCCCCTGCAGTCCCTCAGCGGGGAGATCCTCCGGCCCCAAGTGGCTGGCAGCCGAGCCCCTGCGGAAGTAAGCAATCTGCGGGTCGTGTCCATCGGGCTCGCAGGACTTGAGCATGAAGCCCGTGGGGTGCTGTGCATCCGCCTGCACATGGCGGCGGTCTATGCCTTCGCGGTCCAACGTGGCCAGCAGGTAGTCACCAAACGGGTCTTGCCCCACGCGGCTGATATAGCCCACGCGCCAGCCCAGACGGGACAAGCCCGTGGCCACATTGAGTTCGGCACCCGCACTGGTGCGGCTGAAGTGCTCCACCGCAGCCAACGGCCCGGGCGTTTGCGCCACCAGCAAGGCCATGGCCTCGCCCACTGTCACAACATGGGGCGCGCTCACATTACGGCCCCGAGCTGCCAGGGCACAAACTCGTTGTCCCCCAGGCCATTGTTTTCGCTGCACGTAGGCTGGCCCGAGGCGGTGGCCAGCATGAGTTCAAACAGCTGTTGTCCAGCCTGCGCAATGGTTTGTGTGCCCTCCACCACGGTGCCGGCGTCAAAGTCCATGTCCAACCGCATGCGCTCAAACAGTGCGGTGTGCGTGGCCAGCTTGAGCGAGGGCGTGGGCTTGCAGCCGTAGGTAGAGCCGCGCCCGGTGGTGAAGCAGATGAGGTTGGCACCGCCCGCCACCTGGCCCGTGGCCGACACCGGGTCGTAGCCCGGCGTGTCCATGAACACCAGACCCTGCGCCCGCACGGGCTGGGCGTATTCGTACACGGCCATCAAGCCTGTGCTACCGGCCTTGGCCACGGCGCCCAGCGACTTTTCCAGGATGGTGGTGATGCCACCGGCCTTGTTGCCGGGGGAGGGGTTGTTGTTCATGTCGGCGCCATGGGTCTGGGTGTAGGCCTCCCACCACTGCAGCCGCGCCATCAGTTGATCGGCCACGGCCTGCGAGGCTGCGCGCGCGGTCAGCAAGTGTTCAGCACCGTAGATTTCGGGGGTCTCCGAGAGGATGGCCGTGCCACCCTGGCGCACCAGCAGGTCCACCGCCGCTCCCAGCACGGGGTTGGCACTGATGCCCGAATAGCCGTCCGAGCCGCCGCACTGCAGGCCGACGGTCAGGTGCCGGGCACTGACCGGCACGCGCGTGGCGCGGTTGGCAATGGGCAGCATCTGCTCCAGCGCGGCAACGCCGGCCGCTATGGCTTCGCGTGTGCCCCCCGCATCTTGGATCTTTAGCGTGGCAAACAGCCCCGGTGCACGCTCGGGCAGCCCTTGCACCAGCCCCGCCACCTGGTTCACCTCACAGCCCAGGCCCATGACCAGCACGCCGGCAAAGTTGGGCTGGTCCGCATAACCGCGCAGTGTGCGGCGCAGCACGTCCATGCTTTCGCCACTGCTGGCCATGCCGCAGCCCTGGCCGTGGGTGATGGCGACCACGCCGTCCACGTTCGGAAAAGCACGCAGCACCTCGGGCGTGAAATGCTGGGCAATGCGCTGGCACACCGTGGCCGAGCAGTTGACGCTGGACACCACGCCCAGGTAGTTGCGGGTGGCCACGCGCCCATTGGCTCGCACGATGCCCAGGAAGGTTGCGGGCTGGCTGCTGGGCACCACGGGCTGGTAGGCGCTGCCCGCGCCGTGCTCGGCCTGCGAGACCACCATGGCCACGTTGTGCACATGCACATGTTCGCCCACGGCAATGTCGCGCGTGGCCACACCAATGGTCTGGCCGTATTTCAGCACTGGCTCGTCTGCGGCGATCGGCTGCAACGCCAGCTTGTGACCCGCCGCGATGGCATCACGTGCCACGACCGTCCCGTCTCCCACGGCAATGGGCTGGCCGGGCGTCAGCGGGCTGCGGGCCACGCCCACGTTGTCAAGGTCACTGAGCTGTATCAGCAGGGGAATGGAGGGGGGCATGGATGGATGTTCAAAGGCGCAACGGTGGCCTTAAATGGCGTAAATTGGTAAGGCCAGTGTAGCAAAGGCCAAATTGGCCTGACCATTTTCTTGAAAATCTCGTGGCAAATCCCACCGTCGCGTAAACTGCACCCCACACGGAGGCCCCATGCTGGACCAGCTCAAACAGGTCGACAACCGTCGGCTGTACCAACAAATTGCCGACCAGATACGCGCCTTCATTGACAAGGGCAACTACACCCCCGGTGCGCGCCTGCCGCCCGAGCGGGATCTGGCCCAGCAGTTGGGCGTCTCGCGCCCCTCGGTGCGCGAAGCCCTGATTGCACTGGAGATTGAGGGCAGCGTGGAAGTGCGCATGGGCGCTGGCGTGTATGTGTGCAGCGTGGCCCAGCGCAAACCCCAGGCCCTGGACACCATGGGCGAAAGCCCGATCGAACTCATGCAGGCTCGCGCCGCGATCGAAGGCACCGTCATCCTGCAGGCCTGCGCCAAAGCCACTCCCGAAGCGCTTGCGGCACTGCGCCAGATTCTGGACAACATGCTGGCAGCCATGGCACAAAACCGCTCGCCTCTGGTGTTTGACCGGCAGTTTCACCAAACCATTGCCGCCATGACCGGCAACGCCGTGCTGGAGCGCCTGGTGTGCGAGCTGTTTGACGAGCGTCACAGCCCCATCGCCGCGCGGCTCAGCGCCCACTCCGAATCGGGCCAGACCTGGGCCACCGCTTTGCAGGAGCACGAAGCCATCCTGCGCGCCCTGGAAAACCGCGATGTGCTGGCCGCACAAACCGCGCTGCGCATGCACCTGCAAGCCTCGGAACAGCGCTGGGTAGAAAACAACCGGCGCGAGTGGTCCTGAGCTAACCCCCCCCCACTCCACGCCACTTTGCAAAATTGGTCAGGCCTGCGCCTTTGCGCAGGCCTTTTTTACGACCGTTTGCCTCTCTTTTTACCCAAAACTACGGGTAAATACCAGTACGCATGCCCATCTTGGTAAGGCCAAATATGCCAAACAGTGTCAGGTGGCCTTACCAATTTGCAACAACGCAAATACCCCTGCCTCGCCGTCCTTAGACCGCCCCACAGGAGTCTGCATTGCTGCCATCCGTGTCCGACCCCATCCGTTCCGACGCACCCAGCCCCGCTGCTGCCGTGCTGCTGCGCCTAGAGGGCATAACCAAACGCTTCCCAGGCGTGCTGGCATTGGACGGGGTGAGCTTTGAGGTTCGGCGTGGCGAGGTGCACGCGGTGTGTGGCGAAAACGGTGCGGGCAAGTCGACCCTGATGAAGGTCATCAGCGGCCAGTACCAGCCCGATGCAGGGGCACTGCACTACCGAGGCGAGGTCTGCCAGTTCCAGTCCACTGCCGAGTCCGAGGCTGTGGGCATTGCCATCATTCACCAGGAGCTGAACCTGGTGCCCCACCTGACGGTGGCGGAAAACATTTTCCTGGCGCGTGAACCGCGCAAGGGCTGGCTCATTGACCGCACCGCACTGCACCATCAGGCGCAGCACTGCCTGGACCGGTTGGGGCTGGACATTGCGCCCGATGCGCTGGTCAAAACCCTGTCGGTGGCGCAACAGCAGATGGTGGAGATTGCCAAGGCGCTGTCACTCAACGCCCAGGTTCTCATCATGGACGAACCCACCTCCTCCCTCACGGAGTCGGAGACCGAGAAGCTGTTCGCCATCATCCACGAGCTCAAACGTGCGGGCGTGGGCATTGTCTACATCTCCCACCGGCTGGACGAACTGGCTCTCATCGTGGACCGCGTCACGGTCTTGCGTGACGGACGCTACGTATCCACCGAACACCTGGCCGACACCAGCGTGGAACAGATCGTGGCCAAGATGGTGGGTCGATCGCTGGACGATGTAT
This Hydrogenophaga taeniospiralis DNA region includes the following protein-coding sequences:
- a CDS encoding efflux RND transporter periplasmic adaptor subunit, with the translated sequence MGVGALALAATAWGVMSRGATPAPVHSLASLSVTAAVPREAQWARTLDASGVIAPWQEAIIGAQTSGLSIVRLDVAVGDVVRRGQLLARFDTATLRAEEAQLVAALIQAQGVTAQADANRIRALQLKGSGGISEQEVQRYVTEAVTAKAQVAAAQAQLEAKRLQLRQADVVAPDDGVISASIATLGAVANNGQELFRLVRQGRLEWRGEFTATQIANIAIGQAVTLQLPEGLHAKARVRQIAPLLDSRSRLGLIYADIEPGSLARGGMYVDGRIALAPSPAQVVPASSVVIRNGRSIVFRLESAGEESKVQAQAVSIGRRQGTEVEILDTLAAGERIVAQGAGLLADGDTVRIEFVPVGAPVSVSMEGQR
- a CDS encoding efflux transporter outer membrane subunit produces the protein MTVLLLAALTGCATQEPYQPARLDAPEAWTMPAAETALATPADEDWWRELNDPVIDALVDAALADSPSIAKAIARVDEARALLGVTSAQRLPSLDVNGNTTRARSLNTDSPSSGTTLSTQSSIGLGLSWEIDLFGRVRNSVDAGMLRVQARDADAKAARLALTSQISDLVLASRACELSTAVLRDEIDSRKKTLALTRRRLDTGFVAPIEEARAQSGLAAARTMLATRVEACARNINALVAVSGQPRRVVQAVVAMDTRAGSVADLVTTIPAPPPVQLALPATLLMAHPAVVVAEREAAAAWSDVAVARAERLPRLDLGAALSGQWLRAAGLSLSETVWSLGPTLGAPLLDGGRGAASVSAAQARYRAAEADLRLAVRSAAQDVENAMAAIESAIQRRRSTLDAVAAAQRVLDATQARWNVGAVSLFEVEDARRQLAESQDSAIAAAHDSNRAWVALVRASGHATAATQGGLLS
- a CDS encoding sugar kinase; protein product: MSAPHVVTVGEAMALLVAQTPGPLAAVEHFSRTSAGAELNVATGLSRLGWRVGYISRVGQDPFGDYLLATLDREGIDRRHVQADAQHPTGFMLKSCEPDGHDPQIAYFRRGSAASHLGPEDLPAEGLQGVRWLHITGISVALSDSVRALVLTLVQQARAAGVFVSFDPNLRPRLWPSQTAMVAGLNDWAAQADLVMPGLSEGQLLTGQTTPHDIASWYLDRGAQQVVIKLGPQGAYVADAAGRTTVPGFQVSRVVDTVGAGDGFAVGVLSALLDGQSLADAALRGNAIGARVVQFVGDSEGLPNPEQLAAALQVPRRYC
- a CDS encoding UxaA family hydrolase; amino-acid sequence: MPPSIPLLIQLSDLDNVGVARSPLTPGQPIAVGDGTVVARDAIAAGHKLALQPIAADEPVLKYGQTIGVATRDIAVGEHVHVHNVAMVVSQAEHGAGSAYQPVVPSSQPATFLGIVRANGRVATRNYLGVVSSVNCSATVCQRIAQHFTPEVLRAFPNVDGVVAITHGQGCGMASSGESMDVLRRTLRGYADQPNFAGVLVMGLGCEVNQVAGLVQGLPERAPGLFATLKIQDAGGTREAIAAGVAALEQMLPIANRATRVPVSARHLTVGLQCGGSDGYSGISANPVLGAAVDLLVRQGGTAILSETPEIYGAEHLLTARAASQAVADQLMARLQWWEAYTQTHGADMNNNPSPGNKAGGITTILEKSLGAVAKAGSTGLMAVYEYAQPVRAQGLVFMDTPGYDPVSATGQVAGGANLICFTTGRGSTYGCKPTPSLKLATHTALFERMRLDMDFDAGTVVEGTQTIAQAGQQLFELMLATASGQPTCSENNGLGDNEFVPWQLGAVM
- a CDS encoding FadR/GntR family transcriptional regulator, which gives rise to MLDQLKQVDNRRLYQQIADQIRAFIDKGNYTPGARLPPERDLAQQLGVSRPSVREALIALEIEGSVEVRMGAGVYVCSVAQRKPQALDTMGESPIELMQARAAIEGTVILQACAKATPEALAALRQILDNMLAAMAQNRSPLVFDRQFHQTIAAMTGNAVLERLVCELFDERHSPIAARLSAHSESGQTWATALQEHEAILRALENRDVLAAQTALRMHLQASEQRWVENNRREWS
- a CDS encoding sugar ABC transporter ATP-binding protein, which gives rise to MLPSVSDPIRSDAPSPAAAVLLRLEGITKRFPGVLALDGVSFEVRRGEVHAVCGENGAGKSTLMKVISGQYQPDAGALHYRGEVCQFQSTAESEAVGIAIIHQELNLVPHLTVAENIFLAREPRKGWLIDRTALHHQAQHCLDRLGLDIAPDALVKTLSVAQQQMVEIAKALSLNAQVLIMDEPTSSLTESETEKLFAIIHELKRAGVGIVYISHRLDELALIVDRVTVLRDGRYVSTEHLADTSVEQIVAKMVGRSLDDVFPKRTSVPTAEVLLRVQGLTRQGVFHDVNFELRRGEILGFAGLMGAGRTEVARAIFGADPIDAGQVFLGEKLLAIRSPRDAVRHGLAYLSEDRKHDGLALKMTVAQNITLAHMEAVSNRAGMIQFAKEQDAARHYIGALDIRTPSSSQIVRLLSGGNQQKLVISKWLFRESRVLFFDEPTRGIDVGAKYAIYQLLDQLAGQGIGVVMISSELPEIMGMTDRVAVFHEGRLITIRPTRETSQEEVMHYASGRSVPSAS